Proteins co-encoded in one Nitratireductor kimnyeongensis genomic window:
- a CDS encoding PLP-dependent aminotransferase family protein: protein MTNWLPNLQRGSGPLYVRLADQIERDIENGTLPPGTKLPPQRNLAYDVGVTIGTVSRAYTLVRQRGLVSGEVGRGTYVLERIRSVRSAEAQSHPFGGTRATVPESGKTRMDSTAAPNVGQAQILTRMAERIASEHPSDVASYTRALPTHWLEAGSRWLARGEWRPQPDAIVPTLGGHAGILAIIAAMTVPGDRIAFEQSTYSHVARSATVIGRRLLSVAIDDEGMVPEDFERVCAQQHPRMVFLVPSLHNPTLATMPEARRHAIVEIARTHNVWLIEDNIYGALLETTPPLFASLAPERTFHVGSLSKSVAAGVRGGWVASPLPYVSRVLTAHKMITGGIPFLLAELAAQLVLSGEAASIHTRVRAEITARHSIAASILAGKDFTSHPNAPFLWLKLPEPWLSSTFKQAAMEEGVLVDDEDEFKVGRGGHPVHRARIAFTVPENRETVTQGLKKLRSLLDNPISGFGNYG, encoded by the coding sequence ATGACAAATTGGCTTCCAAACCTTCAACGCGGTTCCGGTCCTCTTTATGTGCGTCTCGCAGATCAGATCGAACGCGATATCGAAAACGGCACGCTCCCGCCCGGAACCAAGCTGCCGCCGCAGCGCAATCTTGCTTATGACGTCGGCGTCACGATCGGCACTGTGAGCCGGGCCTATACGCTCGTTCGCCAGCGCGGCCTTGTGTCTGGCGAAGTCGGTCGCGGCACCTATGTGCTTGAGCGCATACGCAGCGTCCGCTCGGCGGAGGCGCAATCCCACCCCTTCGGAGGCACACGGGCCACCGTGCCGGAGTCAGGCAAGACCCGAATGGACTCGACTGCTGCCCCCAATGTCGGCCAAGCGCAAATCCTCACACGGATGGCCGAACGGATCGCCAGCGAGCACCCTTCTGACGTCGCAAGCTACACCCGCGCGCTCCCCACGCACTGGCTTGAAGCGGGCAGCCGGTGGCTTGCGCGCGGCGAGTGGCGCCCGCAGCCGGACGCCATTGTCCCCACACTTGGCGGCCACGCCGGCATACTGGCAATCATTGCCGCCATGACCGTGCCCGGCGACCGGATCGCATTCGAGCAATCCACCTATTCCCATGTCGCCCGCAGCGCCACGGTGATCGGCCGCCGTCTGCTTTCTGTCGCCATCGATGACGAAGGCATGGTGCCGGAGGATTTTGAACGGGTTTGCGCCCAGCAACATCCCCGCATGGTGTTTCTGGTTCCCTCGCTCCACAATCCGACACTTGCGACCATGCCCGAAGCGCGCCGGCATGCCATTGTGGAGATTGCCAGGACCCACAATGTCTGGCTGATCGAAGACAATATTTACGGCGCACTTCTCGAAACGACGCCTCCTCTTTTCGCGTCGCTGGCGCCTGAGCGCACATTTCATGTCGGCAGCCTGTCCAAATCGGTTGCGGCGGGTGTGCGCGGCGGTTGGGTCGCCAGCCCGCTGCCCTATGTCTCGCGTGTCCTCACCGCGCATAAAATGATCACCGGCGGCATCCCTTTCCTGCTCGCCGAACTGGCCGCCCAACTCGTCCTGTCGGGAGAAGCCGCAAGCATTCACACCCGCGTGCGCGCGGAGATCACCGCCCGGCATTCGATCGCCGCCTCCATCCTCGCCGGGAAGGATTTCACTTCTCATCCGAATGCCCCTTTCCTGTGGCTGAAACTGCCCGAACCCTGGCTCTCCAGCACCTTCAAACAGGCGGCCATGGAGGAAGGTGTCCTGGTTGACGATGAGGACGAATTCAAGGT